The genomic segment TCGGCGTCGGCTGGGAGACCCTCGCCGAGGGCCACTGGTGGACCCCGCTCAGCTCCGGCCTGTGGTGCTCCAGCCTCGACATGTATCTGATCAGCACCGTGGCGCTCGCCGTGCTCGGCACCCTGGCGGAGCGCCGGATGGGCTCCGCGCGCACCGTGCTGGCGCTGGTGGCCGCCCAGGTGGCCGGCACCCTGCTGGGGGTGGGCCTGGCCAAGCTCGGCGACCTGGCCGGCGACGACTGGCTGGAACTGCTCTCCCTGCAGGCGGCGGTCGGCCCCACGGTCGCCGTGGCGGGGGTGGCCTTCACGGTGAGCGGGACGATGACGGCGCTGTGGCGGCGCCGGGTGCGCCTGCTGCTGGCCGCGGTCGTGCTGGTCCTCGCGCTGTACCTGGGCACCCTGCTGGACCTGCTGCAGGTCACCGGCGGGGTGATCGGCCTGGCCGTCGGGGCGGTGTTCTGGCACCGGCTGCCGCACCGCCGGCCGCACCGGCCGGCCGGTGCGTCGCACTCCGAGACCCGCGTGCTGGTCGGGCTGTTCATCGCCGCCGCCGCGATCGGCCCGGCGCTGACGATGCTCTCGCCCGACGCGCTCGGCCCGCTGGCCACCTTCCGCGATCTGCTCGTCACCTCGCACCCCGACGCCCAGGCCGTCCAGGACGCCTGCGCCGAATCGGTGCGGGCCTGCCACCAGATCCACGCCGAGGAACACTTCTACGACTCCCCCGCGATCCTGATGACGGTCATGCCCGCGCTGCTGCTGCTCGTCCTCGCCGAAGGACTGCGGCGCGGCCGGCGGCTGGCCTGGATCCTCGCCATCGTGGTCAATCTGGCGCTGATGGCGATCGTTCTCTACGAGATGGTGGACTTCCTCGGTTCGCTGGACCTCAGCACCCCGGAGGGCCGGGACGACCGGAGCTGGCTGATCCGCGCCTGCATCGAGCAGATCCTGCTGCCCGCCGCCTCGATCGTCCTGCTGGTCGTCACCCGGAGCCGCTTCCAACTGCGGCTGCCGCGCAGCTCGGTCCGCAGGCTCGCCCTGGTCGTCGGCGGCAGCGTGCTGGCCGTCGCCGCCGTGTACGTGGGCACCGCCTACGCGATCCGCGATCAGTTCTACCCGGTCGCCACCGTCTCCTTCCTGTGCCAGGGGCTCGTCTCCGTCTTCCTGCCGCCCATCTACAGCGACCTCGCCGACCAGGGCCCCATCCCGGTCGGCTCGGGCGCCCACTGGCTGTACGAGTACTGCGGTCTGGTGCCCTGGCTGGTCGCGCTCGTCTCGCTGCTGGTGGTCTTCCGCAGCAACCGGCTGCGGTCCTCCGACGAGCAGGCCCGGCGGGCCCGTTCGATCCTCACCGAGCACGGCGGCTCCACGCTCTCGTACCTGTCCACCTGGCAGGGCAACCACTACTGGACGTCCCCCGGCGGCGACGCGGGCGTCGCGTACCGGGTGCTCTCCACCATCGCGCTGACCACCGGCGACCCCTTCGGGGAGCGGTCGGCCCGGGAGCGCGCGGTGGGCGAGTTCGCCGCGTTCTGCGACGCGCGCGGCTGGTCACCGTGCTTCTACAGCGTCAACGAGGAGTCCCGGCAGGCCGCCGAGGCGCTCGGCTGGAAGTCCCTGCAGGTCGCCGAGGACACCGTCGTACCGCTGGCCGGCCTGGAGTTCAAGGGCAAGAAGTGGCAGGACGTCCGCACCGCGCTCAACAAGGCGGGCAAGGCCGGCATCACCGCCGAGTGGTGGCGCTTCCCGGACGCGCCGCTGGCGCTCACCGAGCAGATCCGGGCCATCTCCGAGGAGTGGGTCGCCGACAAGGGGCTGCCCGAGATGGGCTTCACCCTCGGCGGCCTCGACGAACTCGACGACCCCGAGGTGCGCTGTCTGATCGCGCTGGACGCCGACCGGACCGTCCACGGCATCACCAGCTGGATGCCGGTCTACCGGGACGGCGAGCCGATCGGCTGGACGCTGGACTTCATGCGGCGCCGCTCCACCGGCTTCCGCGGCGTCATGGAGTTCCTGATCGCCTCCTCCGCGCTCGGACTGAAGGAGGAGGGCGCGGAGTTCATCAGCCTGTCGGGGGCGCCGATGGCGCGGGTGGACCGCGGCGAGGCCCCGGCGCCACTGCAGCGGCTGGTCGATGTGTCGGGGCGACTACTGGAACCGGTGTACGGTTTCCG from the Streptomyces sp. RKAG293 genome contains:
- a CDS encoding DUF2156 domain-containing protein; this encodes MTETQARELPDGPEPTGPSTPKPPGRWRSWAANTRRGAGQLRHAPVTVTLIAALWITGAATGSLRRGPDDQLFDAVGVGWETLAEGHWWTPLSSGLWCSSLDMYLISTVALAVLGTLAERRMGSARTVLALVAAQVAGTLLGVGLAKLGDLAGDDWLELLSLQAAVGPTVAVAGVAFTVSGTMTALWRRRVRLLLAAVVLVLALYLGTLLDLLQVTGGVIGLAVGAVFWHRLPHRRPHRPAGASHSETRVLVGLFIAAAAIGPALTMLSPDALGPLATFRDLLVTSHPDAQAVQDACAESVRACHQIHAEEHFYDSPAILMTVMPALLLLVLAEGLRRGRRLAWILAIVVNLALMAIVLYEMVDFLGSLDLSTPEGRDDRSWLIRACIEQILLPAASIVLLVVTRSRFQLRLPRSSVRRLALVVGGSVLAVAAVYVGTAYAIRDQFYPVATVSFLCQGLVSVFLPPIYSDLADQGPIPVGSGAHWLYEYCGLVPWLVALVSLLVVFRSNRLRSSDEQARRARSILTEHGGSTLSYLSTWQGNHYWTSPGGDAGVAYRVLSTIALTTGDPFGERSARERAVGEFAAFCDARGWSPCFYSVNEESRQAAEALGWKSLQVAEDTVVPLAGLEFKGKKWQDVRTALNKAGKAGITAEWWRFPDAPLALTEQIRAISEEWVADKGLPEMGFTLGGLDELDDPEVRCLIALDADRTVHGITSWMPVYRDGEPIGWTLDFMRRRSTGFRGVMEFLIASSALGLKEEGAEFISLSGAPMARVDRGEAPAPLQRLVDVSGRLLEPVYGFRSLLAFKAKFQPDYHPMYMCYPDPAALPTITRAIGKAYLPHMTAAQGVRLVRQLSGS